A single window of Rhodococcus jostii RHA1 DNA harbors:
- a CDS encoding DUF732 domain-containing protein, with product MFTSLKKSAVGAAAVAAVLGAAALGAVGTANATSYLSPEETYLTALDAEGISYGSSYYAVGFGYEICGDFESGYGFFEMTEAYLNKSDYYYTPYEVGFFIGDAVGAFCPQYAYEIPA from the coding sequence ATGTTCACCAGTCTGAAGAAGTCCGCCGTCGGCGCCGCCGCCGTCGCCGCCGTTCTCGGCGCCGCCGCGTTGGGCGCGGTCGGCACCGCCAACGCCACAAGCTATCTGTCGCCGGAGGAGACATACCTGACCGCCCTGGATGCGGAAGGCATTTCCTACGGCTCGTCCTACTACGCGGTGGGGTTTGGCTACGAGATCTGCGGGGACTTCGAGAGCGGCTACGGCTTCTTCGAGATGACCGAGGCGTACCTGAACAAGTCCGACTATTACTACACGCCGTACGAGGTGGGCTTCTTCATTGGCGACGCCGTGGGGGCGTTCTGCCCGCAATATGCCTACGAGATCCCAGCCTGA
- a CDS encoding PH domain-containing protein, whose amino-acid sequence MQTLQPIFDKREQLAQIQSGLLQGESVIAVYDCIGTGTGFVALTDRRVILQDRSFVGNKTAITSIPYGKIRSVSVVSNKSWAGAFFSGGSIAIDAGKVHTAEFRGMDKSRHVHDVILWHITR is encoded by the coding sequence ATGCAGACACTGCAACCCATCTTCGACAAGCGCGAGCAGCTCGCGCAGATACAAAGCGGACTGTTGCAGGGGGAATCGGTCATCGCCGTCTACGACTGCATCGGCACCGGTACTGGGTTCGTTGCCCTGACCGATCGGCGTGTCATTTTGCAGGACAGGAGCTTTGTCGGCAACAAGACCGCGATCACGTCGATTCCATACGGCAAGATTCGTTCGGTCTCCGTCGTCAGCAACAAAAGTTGGGCGGGCGCCTTCTTCTCCGGCGGCAGCATCGCGATCGATGCCGGCAAAGTGCACACGGCAGAGTTTCGCGGTATGGACAAGTCACGCCACGTCCATGACGTGATTCTCTGGCACATCACGCGTTGA
- a CDS encoding FHA domain-containing protein: MASHCGKDLRSPTGVSVRGNRVVDSVRLTDGDIVRIGDHEFAFQIAVDQCPCRPTVGR; the protein is encoded by the coding sequence GTGGCGAGCCACTGTGGGAAAGACTTGCGCTCCCCGACTGGCGTATCCGTGCGCGGCAACCGCGTCGTCGACAGCGTCCGGCTCACCGACGGTGACATCGTTCGGATCGGCGACCACGAGTTCGCATTCCAGATCGCGGTCGACCAGTGCCCTTGCCGGCCAACCGTCGGACGGTAG
- a CDS encoding nuclear transport factor 2 family protein → MSAQQNIETAKNGYAAYSAGDAEKAMSFFDDDIEWISPGNSTVSGTFHGKPEVGAMWMKLAEKSTTTTPERFLADDDVVVVLTRVAAGGESADEADVLTFRDGKVVKFQSAADTAMLERVFGTK, encoded by the coding sequence ATGTCAGCACAGCAAAACATCGAGACCGCCAAGAATGGGTACGCCGCGTACTCGGCGGGCGATGCCGAGAAGGCTATGAGTTTCTTCGACGACGACATCGAGTGGATCTCGCCCGGCAACAGCACCGTCAGCGGCACCTTCCATGGCAAACCGGAGGTCGGCGCGATGTGGATGAAACTGGCCGAGAAGTCCACAACGACAACACCAGAGCGTTTTCTCGCCGACGACGATGTCGTTGTCGTTCTCACCCGAGTCGCCGCCGGTGGGGAGTCCGCCGACGAAGCCGATGTGCTCACTTTCCGCGATGGGAAGGTCGTCAAATTCCAGTCCGCCGCGGACACCGCGATGCTGGAACGAGTCTTCGGCACGAAGTAG
- a CDS encoding TetR/AcrR family transcriptional regulator, with product MTSEEAPNERRPRGRGKSRSSDQAATESAGLRSNPRRELVEKQIIEQATRLFAERGFASTTLQDIADATGLTRPALYHYVANKDELLSRLVSESTETPAALLHTINERTDLGPTEKLREMATAIALHQAQAPDRFQLIIRSEAELPEDISRNYEQSRRHVLKEFIHVIEDGIRIGEMRPVDPRTAALAVIGMLNWIAWWHQPGNADDDRVIATQLADMAVRSLVHQDPQSATPEGPARAIAMIRQDLNYLERLLDESRPD from the coding sequence ATGACAAGCGAGGAGGCCCCGAACGAGCGCCGACCCCGAGGCCGGGGCAAATCCCGTTCCAGCGATCAGGCCGCGACCGAAAGCGCGGGCCTTCGCAGCAACCCTCGCCGTGAGCTGGTGGAGAAGCAGATCATCGAGCAAGCCACTCGACTGTTTGCCGAACGAGGATTCGCGAGCACCACGCTGCAGGACATCGCCGACGCAACCGGCCTGACACGGCCGGCCCTCTATCACTACGTGGCCAACAAAGACGAGCTCCTCTCCCGCCTGGTCAGCGAGAGCACCGAGACACCGGCCGCGTTGCTACACACCATCAACGAGCGCACCGATCTGGGTCCGACAGAAAAGCTCCGCGAGATGGCCACCGCCATCGCTCTGCATCAGGCGCAGGCTCCGGATCGATTCCAGTTGATCATCCGTTCGGAAGCCGAATTACCCGAAGACATCTCACGCAACTACGAGCAGAGCCGTCGACACGTGCTCAAGGAATTCATCCACGTCATCGAAGACGGTATCCGCATCGGCGAAATGCGACCGGTCGATCCGCGAACCGCAGCTCTGGCCGTCATCGGCATGCTCAACTGGATCGCCTGGTGGCATCAGCCGGGAAACGCAGACGACGACCGAGTCATCGCCACTCAACTCGCGGACATGGCAGTACGCTCGTTGGTTCATCAGGACCCACAGTCGGCGACCCCGGAAGGTCCCGCGCGAGCGATCGCGATGATCCGCCAGGACCTGAACTACCTCGAACGGCTGCTCGACGAATCACGCCCCGACTGA
- a CDS encoding IS3-like element ISRhosp1 family transposase (programmed frameshift) produces the protein MGRQSLYTEEFRKDAVALYRAADGKRTYADVAADVGVSGETLRTWVRKDTAARNARSQDRSTGADGTEADELARLRAENARLRGAGKGMAARTRDSAPGSRVFRKGGEVKTRRWDFISDHRAEFGVQRLCRALGTSRSAYYKHLITEPARIERQAEEAATVAEIRAIHTEHRSAYGAPRVHAELRSRGRKINRKRVTRLMRIHHVVGRHLRRSKRTTIADKSAPSVPDLVMRDFTATAVDTKWCGDITYIPVGSSWLFLATVIDICSRRVVGWSIADHMRTELVTDAIEMAVRTRGGDVGGVIFHSDRGSQYTAASFVDVCRRHGIQQSRGRVGSSYDNALAESFFQGLKREWLHGRSWTSKSQARLELFEWLSYFNRRRRHSALGYLTPVEFEQRLIASSTLSVAA, from the exons GTGGGACGCCAGTCTCTGTACACGGAGGAATTCCGGAAAGACGCGGTCGCGTTGTACCGCGCGGCCGACGGTAAACGCACGTACGCGGATGTGGCCGCGGATGTGGGCGTCAGTGGCGAGACGCTACGGACGTGGGTCCGCAAGGACACCGCCGCCCGTAACGCGCGCTCGCAGGACCGCAGTACCGGCGCCGACGGGACCGAGGCGGACGAGCTCGCGCGGCTGCGCGCGGAGAACGCGCGGCTGCGCGGTGCGG GAAAAGGAATGGCAGCTCGAACGCGAGATTCTGCGCCGGGCAGCCGCGTATTTCGCAAAGGAGGTGAAGTGAAGACCCGCCGCTGGGACTTCATCTCCGACCATCGCGCCGAGTTCGGCGTGCAGCGGCTGTGCCGGGCGCTCGGGACCTCCCGTTCCGCCTACTACAAGCACCTGATCACGGAGCCGGCCCGAATCGAGCGGCAGGCCGAGGAAGCCGCGACAGTCGCCGAGATCCGCGCAATCCATACCGAGCACCGGAGCGCCTACGGCGCCCCGCGGGTTCACGCCGAACTCCGCTCCCGCGGACGCAAGATCAACCGCAAACGGGTGACCCGGCTGATGCGAATCCACCACGTGGTGGGCAGGCACCTGCGCCGCAGCAAGCGCACGACCATCGCGGACAAGTCGGCTCCGTCGGTGCCGGATCTGGTGATGCGAGACTTCACCGCTACGGCTGTCGATACCAAGTGGTGTGGGGACATCACCTACATCCCGGTGGGATCCTCGTGGTTGTTCTTGGCCACGGTGATCGACATCTGCTCACGCCGGGTGGTGGGCTGGTCGATCGCTGACCACATGCGCACCGAGCTCGTCACGGACGCGATCGAGATGGCGGTGCGCACCCGCGGTGGTGACGTCGGTGGCGTTATCTTCCACAGCGATCGCGGATCACAGTACACCGCAGCATCTTTCGTCGATGTCTGCCGCCGTCATGGGATTCAGCAAAGTCGAGGACGGGTCGGGTCAAGTTACGATAATGCTCTCGCCGAGTCGTTCTTCCAAGGACTCAAGAGGGAGTGGCTGCACGGACGGAGTTGGACGTCGAAGTCGCAGGCACGGCTGGAGCTGTTCGAGTGGCTCTCGTACTTCAATCGACGTCGCCGTCACTCCGCCCTCGGATACCTCACCCCAGTGGAGTTCGAACAACGACTCATCGCGTCGTCTACGCTGTCAGTTGCCGCATGA
- a CDS encoding nitroreductase family deazaflavin-dependent oxidoreductase: MSTPDDWNANIIAEFRANQGRVGGPFEGAPVVLVHHRGRKTGRDRVSPMMYLPDEQGPDTIYVFASKAGAPSNPDWYYNLVSAGEAEIERGTEQYPVTVVEVTGDERDRIYTEQARRYPGFAEYAEKTAGIRTIPVLALRRA; this comes from the coding sequence ATGAGCACCCCTGACGACTGGAACGCGAATATCATTGCCGAATTCCGGGCAAACCAGGGCCGAGTTGGTGGCCCGTTCGAGGGCGCCCCGGTGGTGCTGGTTCACCACCGGGGCCGTAAGACTGGGCGCGATCGTGTGAGCCCGATGATGTATCTACCCGATGAGCAAGGTCCGGACACGATCTACGTTTTCGCGTCCAAGGCCGGTGCCCCGAGCAATCCCGACTGGTACTACAACCTCGTCAGCGCAGGTGAGGCCGAGATCGAACGCGGCACCGAGCAGTACCCGGTGACTGTCGTCGAGGTGACCGGTGACGAACGGGATCGGATCTACACCGAGCAGGCGCGCCGGTACCCCGGCTTTGCCGAATATGCGGAGAAGACGGCGGGCATCCGGACAATCCCCGTGCTGGCGCTGCGACGCGCGTGA
- a CDS encoding NAD-dependent malic enzyme, translating to MPSPSPGYSITVRVHAPVGAGTTSTLAAAIASVKGAMTALDVVESHPDHMVIDLTCDASDVAHADQISTAIAEVPGVIVGKVSDRTFLLHLGGKLEVVPTVPLKHRDDLSRAYTPGVARVCTAIAEHPEDVRRLTIKRNTVAVVTDGSAVLGLGNIGAAASIPVMEGKAALFKQFAGVDAWPVCLDTQDPDAIVEIVRALAPVYGGINLEDISAPRCFEIEARLRDILDIPVFHDDQHGTAIVVLAALTNALRVVGKSLDRARIVVSGVGAAGHAVIRLLVAQGATNIIGCGRKGILSPDDTADEFRTWIAEHTNPEGRTGSLRDALVGADVFIGVSAPNIVTGDDIAAMADESIVFALANPVPEVDPVAAGEHATVVATGRSDFPNQINNVLAFPGVFRGLLDAHAVDITDEMLIAAAGAIADRVSPSELNATYIVPSVFDAGVAPAVAAAVREVAERGPQSEK from the coding sequence ATGCCCAGTCCTAGCCCCGGTTATTCGATCACCGTCCGCGTCCATGCACCGGTTGGCGCTGGCACCACGTCGACGTTGGCGGCCGCGATCGCATCGGTGAAGGGTGCCATGACGGCGCTCGATGTAGTCGAGAGCCATCCCGACCACATGGTCATCGACCTCACCTGCGACGCCTCGGACGTCGCGCACGCCGACCAGATCTCTACCGCGATTGCCGAGGTTCCGGGGGTGATCGTCGGCAAGGTCAGCGACCGCACCTTCCTTCTGCATTTGGGCGGCAAGCTCGAGGTGGTCCCCACGGTTCCGCTCAAACACCGCGACGACCTCTCCCGCGCCTACACCCCCGGCGTCGCCCGGGTGTGTACCGCCATCGCTGAACACCCCGAGGACGTGCGCCGCCTGACGATCAAACGCAACACCGTCGCAGTGGTCACCGACGGGTCCGCGGTCCTGGGCCTGGGCAACATCGGTGCCGCGGCGTCGATCCCGGTGATGGAGGGCAAGGCGGCACTGTTCAAACAATTCGCCGGGGTCGACGCCTGGCCGGTCTGCCTGGACACCCAGGACCCCGATGCCATCGTCGAGATCGTCCGGGCCCTGGCGCCCGTCTACGGCGGCATCAACCTTGAAGATATTTCCGCCCCAAGGTGTTTCGAGATCGAGGCCCGGCTCCGCGATATCCTCGACATTCCGGTGTTCCACGACGACCAGCACGGCACCGCGATCGTGGTCCTGGCCGCCCTGACCAACGCGCTGCGGGTGGTCGGCAAGTCGCTCGACCGGGCCCGGATCGTGGTGTCCGGCGTCGGCGCCGCCGGGCACGCCGTCATCCGGTTGCTCGTCGCCCAGGGCGCGACGAACATCATCGGCTGCGGACGGAAGGGAATTCTGTCCCCGGACGACACCGCCGACGAGTTTCGTACCTGGATCGCCGAGCACACCAATCCGGAGGGTCGGACGGGATCACTGCGGGACGCGCTGGTCGGGGCGGACGTGTTCATCGGGGTCTCGGCGCCGAACATTGTCACGGGCGACGACATCGCGGCGATGGCCGACGAGTCGATCGTGTTCGCGCTGGCCAATCCGGTCCCGGAGGTCGACCCGGTCGCCGCCGGCGAACATGCCACCGTGGTGGCCACCGGCCGGTCGGACTTCCCGAACCAGATCAACAACGTGCTCGCCTTCCCGGGGGTGTTCCGCGGTCTGCTCGACGCGCACGCGGTCGACATCACCGACGAGATGCTGATCGCCGCGGCCGGAGCGATCGCCGACAGGGTGTCGCCGTCCGAGCTCAATGCCACCTACATCGTGCCGAGCGTGTTCGACGCGGGTGTCGCGCCAGCGGTCGCCGCGGCGGTGCGCGAGGTGGCCGAGCGGGGGCCACAGTCCGAGAAGTGA
- a CDS encoding helix-turn-helix transcriptional regulator: MEDSARLQVDPWVEMRKVITGPLPDIATRFSRFLGRWWPHDALVIFTRECTGRPRKVAGNREIVDRVTIDELDEIKQSIEPGGVVAGIRSLGGGRRRVWAVRDSGDTLLVLVPRPSQAGPPEPDGVAAMFGIVATSIQQQVAQASPDYLAESRAASSERARTIAELTEVHEATLSSILGTLRSNDLDDRRSRITASETASAALIALRSAGAADRALSEEAVTTAFARLQGELRPLLRHREVDVDYVDPPADGRPLPGEVAHAARAMVRAIVLAFGAQPVLARLRIAWDCDGDNVLIEVRDQGPGTIDRNALTRQLSGRLHTLRGRIDIESIAGWGSRVTLTIPLDPPAARPDEHLLSTLNPRELEVLAHLAVGKRNRAIAEELGISQSTIKFHVASVLEKLDVANRGEAGAIGIRAGIAPGIAYSAPGTS, translated from the coding sequence GTGGAGGACTCGGCTCGGTTGCAGGTCGACCCCTGGGTGGAGATGCGGAAGGTGATCACGGGACCGCTCCCGGACATCGCGACCCGCTTCTCCCGGTTCCTGGGCCGATGGTGGCCGCACGACGCGCTGGTGATCTTCACCCGGGAGTGCACCGGACGCCCCCGCAAAGTCGCCGGAAACCGCGAGATAGTCGACCGAGTGACCATCGACGAACTCGACGAGATCAAACAATCCATCGAACCCGGCGGTGTCGTCGCCGGAATCCGTTCACTGGGAGGTGGACGCCGCCGGGTCTGGGCGGTCCGCGACTCCGGCGACACGCTGCTCGTCCTGGTCCCGCGGCCATCTCAGGCCGGCCCACCCGAGCCCGATGGGGTCGCGGCGATGTTCGGGATCGTCGCGACCTCCATCCAGCAACAGGTGGCACAGGCCAGCCCCGACTATCTCGCCGAGTCACGGGCGGCGTCGAGTGAACGCGCTCGCACCATCGCCGAACTGACGGAGGTGCACGAGGCGACCCTGTCGTCGATCCTCGGAACCCTCCGATCGAACGACCTCGACGATCGGCGGTCGCGCATCACCGCGAGCGAGACGGCATCGGCCGCACTGATCGCGCTGCGATCGGCGGGTGCCGCCGATCGGGCCCTGTCAGAGGAGGCGGTCACCACGGCATTCGCCAGGTTGCAGGGCGAATTGCGACCTCTCTTGCGGCATCGGGAGGTCGACGTCGACTATGTCGACCCGCCGGCCGACGGCCGTCCGCTTCCGGGTGAGGTGGCGCATGCGGCGCGCGCGATGGTTCGCGCCATCGTGCTGGCATTCGGCGCACAACCGGTACTGGCCAGGCTGCGGATCGCGTGGGACTGCGACGGTGACAACGTCCTGATCGAGGTCCGTGACCAGGGGCCCGGCACCATCGACCGCAACGCGCTGACTCGGCAACTGTCCGGACGCCTGCACACGTTGCGCGGCCGGATCGACATCGAGTCCATCGCCGGATGGGGGAGTCGGGTGACGCTGACCATCCCGTTGGACCCGCCCGCCGCCCGTCCCGACGAGCATCTTCTGTCCACCCTGAACCCCCGCGAGCTCGAAGTCCTCGCGCACCTCGCAGTGGGCAAACGCAATCGCGCCATCGCCGAGGAACTCGGGATCAGCCAGAGCACGATCAAGTTTCACGTCGCGAGCGTGCTCGAGAAACTCGACGTCGCCAACCGTGGGGAGGCCGGAGCAATCGGAATACGAGCGGGAATTGCACCCGGCATTGCGTATTCCGCGCCCGGCACCAGCTAG
- the hxlB gene encoding 6-phospho-3-hexuloisomerase, protein MTITVEQTRTRFSDGRRIVLDENERLLNSVAAEQWDRAGSLITTARAVFVIGNGRSGLAVQMAAMRLMHLGLRVHVAGEVTGPAIGDGDLLIAVSGSGTTASVVGAADTANKVGASVLAVTTASDSPLARRADEILVLPAADKQDHSAAITAQYAGSLFEQSVLLAFDALFQALWSNEDQTAERLWERHANIG, encoded by the coding sequence ATGACCATCACCGTCGAGCAGACACGCACACGGTTCAGTGACGGGCGCCGCATCGTGCTCGACGAGAACGAGCGCCTACTCAATTCCGTTGCCGCAGAACAGTGGGACCGCGCCGGTTCGCTCATCACCACCGCGCGGGCAGTGTTCGTGATCGGCAACGGGCGCAGCGGCCTGGCCGTCCAGATGGCCGCGATGCGACTGATGCACCTCGGCCTGCGCGTCCATGTGGCCGGGGAGGTCACCGGCCCTGCCATCGGCGACGGCGATCTGCTGATTGCCGTCTCCGGGTCGGGCACCACCGCCTCGGTCGTCGGCGCAGCCGATACCGCGAACAAGGTGGGTGCCTCGGTGCTCGCTGTGACTACGGCCTCGGACTCGCCGCTCGCCCGGCGCGCCGACGAGATCCTGGTCCTGCCTGCGGCCGACAAGCAGGACCACAGCGCAGCCATCACCGCCCAGTACGCGGGCAGCCTGTTCGAGCAGTCCGTGCTCCTCGCCTTCGATGCCCTGTTCCAGGCGCTGTGGAGCAATGAAGACCAGACCGCCGAGCGGCTGTGGGAACGCCACGCCAACATCGGCTGA
- a CDS encoding ChaB family protein — protein MNRTELPQTLRRSSKEVQAAFAAAHEMAVRRYGEGEEAQRAAYGELKQSYELATDHWVPKQD, from the coding sequence GTGAACCGAACCGAGCTCCCACAGACACTGCGGCGATCGTCGAAGGAGGTACAGGCGGCTTTCGCGGCGGCCCACGAGATGGCCGTCCGGCGGTACGGCGAGGGCGAGGAGGCCCAACGAGCGGCGTACGGGGAGCTCAAACAGAGTTACGAGCTCGCAACCGACCACTGGGTTCCCAAGCAAGACTGA
- a CDS encoding FAD-dependent monooxygenase — protein MNLARVAVLGGGPGGLYAARLLKLSHPDAEVTVYEQSAPDKTFGFGVGLASRTQRNLREADSTSLEAIVAAAHPHDMSMQVGEHIARLQSGDLLAIARTSLLEVLQQQARQAGVRLHFGERRDIADLDADLIIAADGINSGTRTQLADRFDPHIDTGTGLYLWCGTDFALPSAIFTPVTTEHGTFVAHAYPYAPDHSTFLIETDEDTWRRAGFDVSTEQTAPLDSDETSLHYLQAAFAGTLQHHRLIGNRTRWMRFRTISCGHWRSGNVVLLGDAAHTAHYSIGSGTKLAMEDAIALDHALTASPNIEDALAQYERTRRPAVEYLQHIAHRSELWWESFPQRMNLPVEQLLIAYMTRAGKVSLSRFHDTAPTLVRKGLANYADVPADAIPSTDITDWTIGQPLDHGDRRFEHRIAPADLRDAATTTVLDIDFDSAWGPEATALVETAPTARTLWLTGPSTRSSLLSRLDFAERLGHHTDAVVVVEAPGSCRADVAAGLASVRMHLAFFSDPATSDADPALSGLRVST, from the coding sequence ATGAATCTCGCGCGAGTCGCAGTTCTCGGAGGTGGACCCGGCGGTCTCTATGCCGCAAGACTGCTCAAACTCAGCCATCCGGACGCCGAAGTGACCGTGTACGAACAGAGTGCCCCGGACAAGACATTCGGATTCGGCGTCGGCCTCGCCTCCCGCACGCAGCGCAATCTTCGCGAGGCCGATTCGACATCGCTGGAGGCCATCGTTGCCGCTGCACACCCGCACGACATGTCGATGCAGGTCGGCGAGCACATCGCCCGGCTTCAGAGCGGCGACCTCCTTGCGATCGCGCGCACATCCCTGCTCGAAGTGCTGCAACAGCAAGCCCGACAGGCCGGTGTCCGACTGCACTTCGGCGAACGCCGGGACATCGCCGACCTCGACGCGGACCTGATCATCGCGGCCGACGGCATCAACAGCGGAACGCGCACCCAGCTCGCAGACCGCTTCGATCCACACATCGACACCGGCACCGGCCTGTACCTCTGGTGCGGAACCGATTTCGCTCTCCCGAGCGCGATATTCACACCGGTCACCACCGAGCACGGCACGTTCGTCGCGCACGCCTACCCCTACGCGCCCGACCACAGCACCTTCCTCATCGAAACCGACGAGGACACGTGGCGGCGGGCGGGATTCGACGTATCCACCGAGCAGACAGCACCACTCGACAGCGACGAAACCTCACTGCACTACCTGCAGGCAGCGTTCGCCGGCACTCTGCAGCACCACCGGCTGATCGGTAACCGCACCCGCTGGATGCGCTTCCGGACAATCTCGTGTGGGCATTGGCGCAGCGGCAACGTCGTACTCCTCGGCGACGCCGCCCACACCGCGCACTACTCCATCGGCTCGGGCACCAAGCTCGCCATGGAGGACGCCATCGCACTCGACCACGCACTCACCGCCTCTCCGAACATCGAGGACGCGCTCGCACAATATGAGCGAACCCGCCGCCCCGCCGTCGAATACCTCCAGCACATCGCGCACCGCAGCGAACTCTGGTGGGAGTCCTTCCCGCAGCGGATGAACCTACCCGTCGAACAGCTGCTGATCGCGTACATGACCCGCGCCGGGAAGGTCAGTCTCAGCCGATTCCACGACACCGCCCCCACGCTCGTGCGGAAGGGCCTGGCGAACTACGCGGACGTGCCAGCCGACGCGATCCCCAGCACCGACATCACGGACTGGACGATCGGGCAACCACTCGACCACGGTGACCGCCGATTCGAGCACCGGATCGCACCGGCGGACCTGCGCGACGCAGCCACCACCACAGTGCTCGACATCGACTTCGATTCAGCCTGGGGCCCGGAGGCTACCGCACTCGTCGAGACCGCACCAACCGCGCGAACTCTCTGGCTCACCGGCCCATCCACCCGCTCGTCGCTGCTCAGCAGACTCGATTTCGCCGAACGTCTCGGTCACCACACAGACGCAGTCGTCGTCGTCGAGGCGCCCGGTTCCTGCCGCGCAGATGTCGCAGCAGGTTTGGCCAGCGTGCGGATGCACCTCGCGTTCTTCAGCGATCCGGCGACGTCGGACGCTGATCCGGCGCTTTCCGGGTTGCGGGTCTCGACATGA
- the hxlA gene encoding 3-hexulose-6-phosphate synthase, with amino-acid sequence MTKLQVAVDLLTTADALALTNKVAPYVDIIELGTPLIKSAGLSAISAIKAAHPDKEVFADLKTADAGFLEADLAFSAGADLVTVLGAAGDATIKGAVEAGQKHGKKVVADLIGVENRVERAREIAKLGVAFVEIHAGLDEQAQPGYSIQTLLDDGKIAGVPFSVAGGVKVDTIAAVRDAGADVAVAGGAIYSAEDPPRPRRHSRKH; translated from the coding sequence ATGACGAAGCTGCAGGTTGCCGTCGATCTACTCACCACCGCCGACGCGCTGGCCCTGACCAACAAGGTGGCCCCGTACGTCGACATCATCGAACTCGGCACCCCACTGATCAAGAGCGCCGGCCTCAGCGCCATCAGCGCGATCAAGGCGGCGCACCCGGACAAGGAGGTCTTCGCCGACCTCAAGACCGCCGACGCCGGCTTCCTCGAGGCCGACCTGGCCTTCTCCGCCGGCGCGGACCTGGTCACGGTCCTCGGCGCCGCCGGTGATGCCACCATCAAGGGTGCGGTCGAGGCAGGCCAGAAGCACGGCAAGAAGGTCGTCGCCGACCTGATCGGCGTGGAGAATCGGGTCGAGCGGGCCCGCGAGATCGCCAAGCTCGGTGTCGCGTTCGTCGAGATCCACGCCGGCCTCGACGAGCAGGCCCAGCCCGGATACTCCATTCAGACCCTCCTCGACGACGGCAAGATCGCCGGTGTCCCGTTCTCCGTCGCCGGTGGCGTGAAGGTCGACACCATCGCCGCCGTCCGTGACGCGGGTGCGGACGTCGCCGTCGCCGGTGGCGCCATCTACAGCGCCGAGGACCCGCCGCGGCCGCGAAGGCACTCAAGGAAGCACTGA